The stretch of DNA ACCTGACCAGCACGAACCGATTCGAGCTCCTGCTGTTTCGGCTCGGCGCCGCGCCGGGCGGCGGCGATCAGCATGAGCTTTACGGCATCAATATCTTCAAGATCCGCGAGATCATGCAGATACCGGCGGTGACGCCGATAGCCGGTTCTTCGGATTTCGTGCTGGGAGCCGTCGACATCCGCGGGCAGATCATGCCTGTCGTCAATCTGCCCAAAGTGATGGGCTGCGACCCGACCCGAGGGCTCAATCTGCTTCTGGTCACGGAGTTCGCGCGGACGGTGCAGGCCTTTGCCGTCGAGGAAGTCGATGACATCGTGCGGCTTGAATGGAACCAGGTGTTGTCGGCGGAAGCGGCTATCGGCGGCAGTTCCGTGACCAGCCTCGCGCGGATCGATGGCAACACGGGCGATTCCCGGCTCGCCCAGGTGGTCGACGTCGAGCAGGTGCTGCGCGACGTGTTCCCGGCGCAGCACCCGGATGTCAAGCCTGAAGACGTCGGCTCGCTTGCGAGTCTTCCTCCCGGCGCCAAGGTGCTGGCGGCGGACGACTCGGGGTTTGCACGCCGAATCATCGAAGAGTCGCTGCAGGCACTTGGCGTGGACTACATCATGACCAAGACCGGCCAGGAGGCATGGGAGGTGCTGCAGGAGATTTCGGACACCGTGCAGAAGCAGGGCGGGCGCGTGCGCGACAAGATCGCCCTGGTGCTGACGGATATCGAGATGCCGGAGATGGACGGCTTCATGCTGACCCGGCGGATCCGCGGCGATATGCATTTGCGCGACATTCCTGTTGTCATCCATTCCTCGCTGACCGGGACGGCCAACGAAACGCATGTCAAGAACGCCGGGGCCACAGGCTATATCCCGAAATTCTCGCCAGGAGAACTGGGCGAGATATTGCGCCAGACGCTGGCTGCCACCCGGGAAGGCTGAAGGA from Bordetella sp. FB-8 encodes:
- a CDS encoding chemotaxis protein CheV, with protein sequence METSSRLVDERANLTSTNRFELLLFRLGAAPGGGDQHELYGINIFKIREIMQIPAVTPIAGSSDFVLGAVDIRGQIMPVVNLPKVMGCDPTRGLNLLLVTEFARTVQAFAVEEVDDIVRLEWNQVLSAEAAIGGSSVTSLARIDGNTGDSRLAQVVDVEQVLRDVFPAQHPDVKPEDVGSLASLPPGAKVLAADDSGFARRIIEESLQALGVDYIMTKTGQEAWEVLQEISDTVQKQGGRVRDKIALVLTDIEMPEMDGFMLTRRIRGDMHLRDIPVVIHSSLTGTANETHVKNAGATGYIPKFSPGELGEILRQTLAATREG